A window of the Salvelinus fontinalis isolate EN_2023a chromosome 14, ASM2944872v1, whole genome shotgun sequence genome harbors these coding sequences:
- the LOC129811022 gene encoding cytochrome b-c1 complex subunit 6, mitochondrial-like isoform X2: protein MVFEEKMILNGEPEDEEEEEDMVDPLDTVRDKCAQAEHCIHTRAKLEDCESRVSSKSETAEDCTEELFDFLHARDHCVAHKVFHSVK from the exons ATGGTTTTCGAGGAGAAAATGATCCTGAACGGGGAACCCGAAGAT gaagaggaggaggaagacatgGTG GACCCCCTTGACACAGTGCGGGACAAGTGTGCACAGGCAGAGCACTGCATCCACACCCGGGCAAAACTAGAGGACTGCGAGTCCAGGGTCAGCTCCAAGTCCGAGACCGCAGAGGACTGCACTGAAGAGCTTTTCGACTTTCTCCATGCCCGGGACCACTGT GTGGCACACAAAGTCTTCCATTCTGTCAAATAA
- the LOC129811022 gene encoding cytochrome b-c1 complex subunit 6, mitochondrial-like isoform X1 yields the protein MVFEEKMILNGEPEDEEEEEDMVVCIDLDPLDTVRDKCAQAEHCIHTRAKLEDCESRVSSKSETAEDCTEELFDFLHARDHCVAHKVFHSVK from the exons ATGGTTTTCGAGGAGAAAATGATCCTGAACGGGGAACCCGAAGAT gaagaggaggaggaagacatgGTGGTATGTATCGATTTG GACCCCCTTGACACAGTGCGGGACAAGTGTGCACAGGCAGAGCACTGCATCCACACCCGGGCAAAACTAGAGGACTGCGAGTCCAGGGTCAGCTCCAAGTCCGAGACCGCAGAGGACTGCACTGAAGAGCTTTTCGACTTTCTCCATGCCCGGGACCACTGT GTGGCACACAAAGTCTTCCATTCTGTCAAATAA
- the LOC129811021 gene encoding vitamin D3 hydroxylase-associated protein-like — protein sequence MDNFKQVFFWAEPNWTAILTATTCGTGALMLFLNWFRHEQSWKKIQRAKARRETSLQQAELAVLQFNESHPGTDTSLILSLSLAELSKQLKGGTLTPQAVFHTYMEKTLEVNRRLNCCTEVLLESWDQLEDIGSHKDGLLYGVPVSIKENIGYKGHDSTCGVICKLDLPATEDSVLVEVLKRQGAIPFIKTNVPQSLLSYDCGNPIYGLTLNPHNPQKTPGGSSGGEGALIGGGGSVLGMGSDIGGSIRIPSSFCGICGFKPTANRLSSRGAVSCSRGQKSVLSSFGPMARDVDSLALCMQALLCDHMFRLDPTVPPIPFNQQVYQRSNPLRIGYYENDGYAMPSPSMGRALRETKALLERAGHTLVPFSLPRLSYAMHELVIRGIAGDGCATLLSNLKGGPVDPSLRVQIIPYGLPRIVKKILSILIKPIFPRIGASMESLCGASSVQDLWRQHADVEDYMHEVMAEWRRCELDVLLCPMMGPAYNHNYPGKLTSALSYTTIYNLLNFPAGVVPVSTVTAEDEEELRHYKGNYGDLWDKLYRKAVTGGEGLPVAVQCVALPWQDELCLRFMREVERLFREKKK from the exons ATGGACAACTTTAAACAAGTATTTTTTTGGGCAGAGCCGAATTGGACAGCGATTCTGACAGCCACTACATGCGGTACAGGTGCATTGATGCTTTTTCTGAATTGGTTCAGACACGAACAGTCGTGGAAGAAAATTCAGAGGGCGAAAGCCCGAAGAGAAACGTCACTGCAACAGGCAGAACTCGCTGTCCTTCAGTTCAACGAATCT CACCCTGGAACAGacacctctctcatcctctcactgtcactgGCTGAGCTGTCCAAACAACTGAAGGGTGGAACACTAACTCCACAAGCTGTGTTCCACACATACATGGAAAAG ACATTGGAGGTGAATAGGAGACTGAACTGTTGCACTGAGGTCCTGCTGGAGAGTTGGGATCAGCTGGAGGATATTGGCTCTCACAAGGATGGTCTCCTTTATGGGGTCCCTGTCAGcatcaaggaaaatattggatacaAG GGTCATGACTCTACATGTGGCGTGATCTGTAAGTTGGACCTTCCTGCCACAGAGGACAGTGTGCTGGTTGAAGTGCTGAAGAGACAAGGCGCCATTCCCTTCATCAAGACCAACGTACCTCAAAGCCTGCTAAG CTACGACTGCGGCAATCCCATCTACGGCCTGACTCTGAATCCCCATAACCCTCAAAAGACGCCCGGGGGTTCATCGGGCGGGGAGGGAGCGCTGATCGGAGGAGGGGGCTCGGTCCTGGGCATGGGCTCCGACATCGGGGGCAGCATACGCATCCCTTCATCCTTCTGTGGGATCTGTGGCTTTAAACCCACGGCCAACAGGCTGAG TTCGCGAGGTGCTGTCTCCTGTAGCCGGGGCCAAAAGTCAG TGCTGTCGTCCTTTGGGCCCATGGCAAGGGACGTGGATAGCCTGGCTCTCTGTATGCAAGCTCTGCTCTGTGACCACATGTTCAGACTGGACCCTACTGTTCCCCCAATCCCATTCAACCAACAG GTATACCAGCGTTCCAATCCCCTGAGGATCGGGTACTATGAGAACGACGGCTATGCCATGCCGTCTCCAAGCATGGGCCGAGCCCTGAGGGAGACCAAGGCGTTGTTGGAGAGAGCAGGGCACACG TTGGTTCccttcagtctccccaggctgaGCTATGCCATGCATGAGCTGGTTATCAGGGGAATCGCAGGCGATGGATGCGCTACCCTGCTCAGCAACCT GAAAGGAGGGCCTGTCGACCCGTCTCTGCGGGTTCAGATTATTCCGTACGGTTTACCTCGCATTGTGAAGAAAATACTCTCCATTCTAATCAAGCCCATA TTTCCTCGTATTGGTGCCTCTATGGAAAGCCTGTGTGGAGCTAG CTCTGTGCAAGACCTGTGGAGACAGCATGCAGATGTGGAG GACTACAtgcatgaggtgatggcagagtGGAGAAGGTGTGAGCTGGACGTGCTGCTCTGTCCCATGATGGGTCCCGCCTACAACCATAACTACCCTGGGAAACTCACCA GTGCGTTGTCTTACACCACTATCTACAACCTCCTTAACTTCCCTGCTGGGGTGGTCCCTGTCTCCACGGTAACAGCAGAGGACGAGGAGGAACTCAGGCACTACAAGGGCAACTATGGGGACCTCTGGGACAAGCTCTACAGAAAG gcggTGACTGGTGGAGAGGGGCTGCCGGTGGCCGTACAGTGTGTGGCCCTGCCCTGGCAGGACGAGCTCTGTCTGCGCTTcatgagagaggtggagaggctgTTCAGAGAGAAGAAGAAATGA